In Niallia sp. FSL W8-0635, one genomic interval encodes:
- a CDS encoding DUF624 domain-containing protein, with translation MEQKKEFGQGILFTFSNYVYWIVLTNIYFVATNALFIFFFMTLTPSFSNIGLYALALIPSGPAISGLLYSMEKLVRTKELSPTADFFYGYRSNLKGTFLIWTIILAVYFVLLIDLQYLRLTVTPINQIIFIVLLVLTLIWTMLSINLLMINSRFTFRIRDLVKLSAYYQFIKFKETVGNVLILFLVAFATVITTDFLVVFIASLIAMFMTFNSRAMLNHIESNFLKKSPPNKDGKAYNPQQVHGS, from the coding sequence TTGGAACAGAAAAAAGAGTTTGGTCAAGGAATCCTCTTTACATTTAGTAATTATGTCTATTGGATAGTATTAACGAATATCTATTTTGTCGCAACTAATGCACTTTTTATTTTTTTCTTCATGACATTAACACCATCGTTTTCTAATATCGGATTGTATGCTCTAGCATTAATTCCGTCTGGACCTGCTATATCAGGACTATTATATTCGATGGAAAAATTAGTGAGAACGAAGGAGCTGTCGCCAACTGCTGACTTTTTCTATGGCTATCGATCGAATTTGAAAGGAACATTTCTTATCTGGACAATCATCCTTGCGGTATACTTTGTCTTACTCATCGACTTACAATACCTCCGATTAACAGTAACTCCAATCAATCAAATAATTTTTATCGTATTGCTTGTACTTACTCTTATCTGGACGATGCTGAGTATAAATCTATTAATGATCAACTCAAGGTTTACTTTTCGAATAAGAGACTTAGTGAAGCTATCTGCATATTACCAGTTTATTAAGTTTAAAGAAACGGTCGGCAATGTATTGATACTATTTCTAGTTGCCTTTGCAACGGTGATTACCACTGATTTCTTAGTTGTTTTTATTGCTAGTTTGATTGCAATGTTCATGACATTTAATTCTAGAGCTATGCTAAACCATATTGAAAGTAATTTTTTAAAAAAATCTCCTCCAAATAAGGATGGGAAAGCATATAATCCTCAACAGGTACATGGTTCCTAG
- a CDS encoding ABC transporter substrate-binding protein: MKESIKKVGLFLGLFMLVLFTAACSNDDQASSDVEVSTKGAMESYNAGDTFKATEPFDLSILYMDQPTYPYKEDWLLWDKIKEITNVTLKPTIVPMSDYTQKRSLLISSGDAPIVIPKTYPGEEAAFVASGAALPVSDYIDKMPHFKEKVEKWDLGSELDTLRQNDGKFYVLPGLHEEVWPDYTLIVRTDIFEENNIAIPTTWDELYTAMKKLKEIYPDSIPFSDRFTFNSTLNIAATGFGTKAGWGFGNGLSYDQDADEFVYAATTDGYKEMLTYFHKLVEEGLLDEESFTQSDDQAVQKFVTGKSFIINGNSQTIHLHRVDMDKTLGKGNYSISKITVPGGTAGQLMSGSRLENGVMITSKIKESENFEAILQFIDWLYYSDEGQEFTKWGVEGTTFTKENGVRKLTDDINYNGLNPNGTKDLRVDYGFSGGVFAYGGTTDLLHSMMSEEEIKFQNDMKAAKTPIPTDPLIPYSIEDREKATLQSTPLKDYTNQNTLKFILGTRDLSEFDAFVKELKSQGLDQYVETANKTYQDYKKNN; the protein is encoded by the coding sequence ATGAAAGAAAGTATTAAAAAGGTTGGGCTGTTTCTAGGGTTATTCATGTTAGTACTATTTACTGCTGCTTGTTCTAATGATGATCAAGCGAGTAGTGATGTAGAAGTGTCTACAAAAGGAGCAATGGAATCTTATAATGCAGGAGACACATTTAAAGCAACTGAACCGTTTGATTTATCCATTTTATATATGGATCAGCCAACATATCCATATAAAGAAGATTGGTTACTATGGGATAAGATTAAAGAAATCACGAATGTCACGTTAAAGCCGACTATCGTACCAATGAGTGACTATACACAAAAAAGAAGTTTACTAATTAGTTCAGGGGATGCACCAATCGTTATTCCAAAAACATACCCAGGGGAAGAAGCAGCTTTTGTAGCATCAGGTGCTGCACTTCCGGTAAGCGATTACATTGATAAAATGCCACACTTTAAAGAAAAAGTAGAAAAATGGGATTTAGGTTCGGAGTTAGATACGCTACGTCAAAACGATGGGAAATTCTATGTTCTTCCAGGTTTACATGAAGAAGTTTGGCCAGATTACACATTAATTGTAAGAACGGATATCTTCGAAGAAAATAACATTGCGATTCCTACAACTTGGGATGAACTTTATACTGCAATGAAAAAGTTGAAAGAAATCTATCCAGATTCTATTCCTTTCTCTGATCGTTTTACTTTTAATAGTACGTTAAATATTGCAGCAACAGGTTTTGGAACAAAAGCTGGCTGGGGATTCGGAAATGGATTATCTTATGATCAGGATGCAGATGAATTCGTTTATGCAGCGACAACAGATGGCTATAAAGAAATGCTTACTTACTTCCATAAATTGGTGGAAGAAGGATTGTTAGATGAAGAGAGCTTTACACAAAGTGATGATCAAGCAGTCCAAAAATTTGTAACAGGCAAATCATTCATTATTAATGGTAACTCTCAAACAATTCATCTACATCGTGTCGACATGGATAAAACATTAGGCAAAGGAAATTATTCTATTTCCAAAATTACCGTTCCAGGTGGTACTGCTGGTCAATTAATGTCAGGTTCTAGATTAGAGAATGGTGTAATGATTACTTCGAAAATTAAAGAAAGTGAAAATTTCGAAGCAATTCTTCAGTTTATTGACTGGTTATATTACAGTGATGAAGGTCAAGAATTCACAAAATGGGGAGTAGAAGGAACTACATTTACGAAGGAAAATGGAGTAAGAAAATTAACAGATGACATTAATTACAATGGATTAAATCCAAATGGAACAAAGGACTTACGCGTTGACTATGGATTCTCTGGTGGAGTTTTTGCATATGGAGGAACAACAGATTTACTTCATTCTATGATGAGTGAAGAAGAAATTAAGTTCCAAAATGATATGAAAGCAGCAAAAACACCAATTCCAACAGATCCATTAATTCCTTATTCTATTGAAGATAGAGAAAAAGCAACATTACAAAGTACACCTTTAAAAGATTACACAAACCAAAACACATTAAAGTTTATCTTAGGTACACGTGATTTAAGTGAATTTGATGCATTTGTTAAAGAGCTAAAAAGTCAAGGGCTAGATCAATATGTAGAAACAGCTAATAAAACATATCAAGATTATAAGAAAAATAATTAA